One window from the genome of Epinephelus moara isolate mb chromosome 21, YSFRI_EMoa_1.0, whole genome shotgun sequence encodes:
- the LOC126409024 gene encoding heterogeneous nuclear ribonucleoproteins C1/C2 isoform X2 has translation MDRSPTTSSLMASSNVTNKTDPRSLNSRVFIGNLNTLLVTKADVEAIFSKYGKVVGCSVHKGYAFVQFANERNARAAVNGEDGRMIVGQVLDINLAGEPKPHRSKTTKRSAGDMYSSSSFELDYDFQRDYYDRMYSYPSRVPAPPPPLSRAVIPSKRPRVSLSGGSSRRTKSSFSSSKSSQRTSSSRAMKVDELQTIKRELTQIKSKVDDLLDSLERMEKDHSKKSEAKGTKTEPGEVTSPPHTSNKKEDGIKRERESQETNDSDEEEEEEGDLLEEEEVKSQEREDEEDDDEEEEGEHVEGDDDADSVNGEEDS, from the exons TCGTTCACCAACCACCTCCAGCCTGATGGCCAGCAGCAACGTCACCAACAAGACCGACCCACGCTCCCTTAACTCCCGGGTCTTCATTGGCAACCTCAACACCCTGCTGGTCACCAAGGCGGATGTTGAGGCCATCTTCTCCAAATATGGCAAGGTCGTCGGCTGCTCTGTCCACAAGGGCTACGCCTTCGTTCAGTTCGCCAACGAGAGGAACGCCCGAGCTGCCGTCAACGGCGAGGACGGGAGGATGATTGTCGGGCAAGTACTTG ACATCAACCTGGCCGGAGAACCCAAACCTCACAGGTCAAAAACTACCAAACGCTCAGCTGGAGACATGTACAG CAGTAGCTCATTTGAACTCGACTATGACTTTCAGAGAGATTATTACGACAG AATGTACTCGTACCCCTCCCGTGTTCCCGCTCCCCCTCCCCCTTTGTCGCGGGCCGTGATCCCATCCAAGCGCCCTCGGGTCAGTCTGAGCGGAGGAAGCAGCCGGCGGACCAAGAGCAGCTTCTCTTCCTCCAAGAGCAGTCAGAGGACTTCCTCATCCAGAGCAA TGAAAGTTGACGAGCTGCAAACCATCAAGCGGGAGTTGACTCAGATCAAAAGCAAAGTGGATGACCTGCTGGATAGCCTGGAACGCATGGAGAAGGACCACAGCAAGAAGTCAG AAGCTAAGGGTACAAAAACGGAGCCAGGAGAGGTGACTTCACCTCCGCACACAAGCAACAAGAAGGAGGATGGGattaagagagagagggagagccagGAGACAAACGACTCtgacgaggaggaagaggaggagggagacctgctggaggaggaagag GTGAAGAGTCAAGAgagggaggatgaagaggacgatgacgaggaggaggaaggagagcacGTTGAAGGTGACGACGATGCGGACAGTGTCAATGGCGAAGAGGACTCGTAG
- the LOC126409024 gene encoding heterogeneous nuclear ribonucleoproteins C1/C2 isoform X3: MDRSPTTSSLMASSNVTNKTDPRSLNSRVFIGNLNTLLVTKADVEAIFSKYGKVVGCSVHKGYAFVQFANERNARAAVNGEDGRMIVGQVLDINLAGEPKPHRSKTTKRSAGDMYSSSSSFELDYDFQRDYYDRMYSYPSRVPAPPPPLSRAVIPSKRPRVSLSGGSSRRTKSSFSSSKSSQRTSSSRAMKVDELQTIKRELTQIKSKVDDLLDSLERMEKDHSKKSAKGTKTEPGEVTSPPHTSNKKEDGIKRERESQETNDSDEEEEEEGDLLEEEEVKSQEREDEEDDDEEEEGEHVEGDDDADSVNGEEDS, encoded by the exons TCGTTCACCAACCACCTCCAGCCTGATGGCCAGCAGCAACGTCACCAACAAGACCGACCCACGCTCCCTTAACTCCCGGGTCTTCATTGGCAACCTCAACACCCTGCTGGTCACCAAGGCGGATGTTGAGGCCATCTTCTCCAAATATGGCAAGGTCGTCGGCTGCTCTGTCCACAAGGGCTACGCCTTCGTTCAGTTCGCCAACGAGAGGAACGCCCGAGCTGCCGTCAACGGCGAGGACGGGAGGATGATTGTCGGGCAAGTACTTG ACATCAACCTGGCCGGAGAACCCAAACCTCACAGGTCAAAAACTACCAAACGCTCAGCTGGAGACATGTACAG CAGCAGTAGCTCATTTGAACTCGACTATGACTTTCAGAGAGATTATTACGACAG AATGTACTCGTACCCCTCCCGTGTTCCCGCTCCCCCTCCCCCTTTGTCGCGGGCCGTGATCCCATCCAAGCGCCCTCGGGTCAGTCTGAGCGGAGGAAGCAGCCGGCGGACCAAGAGCAGCTTCTCTTCCTCCAAGAGCAGTCAGAGGACTTCCTCATCCAGAGCAA TGAAAGTTGACGAGCTGCAAACCATCAAGCGGGAGTTGACTCAGATCAAAAGCAAAGTGGATGACCTGCTGGATAGCCTGGAACGCATGGAGAAGGACCACAGCAAGAAGTCAG CTAAGGGTACAAAAACGGAGCCAGGAGAGGTGACTTCACCTCCGCACACAAGCAACAAGAAGGAGGATGGGattaagagagagagggagagccagGAGACAAACGACTCtgacgaggaggaagaggaggagggagacctgctggaggaggaagag GTGAAGAGTCAAGAgagggaggatgaagaggacgatgacgaggaggaggaaggagagcacGTTGAAGGTGACGACGATGCGGACAGTGTCAATGGCGAAGAGGACTCGTAG
- the LOC126409024 gene encoding heterogeneous nuclear ribonucleoproteins C1/C2 isoform X1 yields the protein MDRSPTTSSLMASSNVTNKTDPRSLNSRVFIGNLNTLLVTKADVEAIFSKYGKVVGCSVHKGYAFVQFANERNARAAVNGEDGRMIVGQVLDINLAGEPKPHRSKTTKRSAGDMYSSSSSFELDYDFQRDYYDRMYSYPSRVPAPPPPLSRAVIPSKRPRVSLSGGSSRRTKSSFSSSKSSQRTSSSRAMKVDELQTIKRELTQIKSKVDDLLDSLERMEKDHSKKSEAKGTKTEPGEVTSPPHTSNKKEDGIKRERESQETNDSDEEEEEEGDLLEEEEVKSQEREDEEDDDEEEEGEHVEGDDDADSVNGEEDS from the exons TCGTTCACCAACCACCTCCAGCCTGATGGCCAGCAGCAACGTCACCAACAAGACCGACCCACGCTCCCTTAACTCCCGGGTCTTCATTGGCAACCTCAACACCCTGCTGGTCACCAAGGCGGATGTTGAGGCCATCTTCTCCAAATATGGCAAGGTCGTCGGCTGCTCTGTCCACAAGGGCTACGCCTTCGTTCAGTTCGCCAACGAGAGGAACGCCCGAGCTGCCGTCAACGGCGAGGACGGGAGGATGATTGTCGGGCAAGTACTTG ACATCAACCTGGCCGGAGAACCCAAACCTCACAGGTCAAAAACTACCAAACGCTCAGCTGGAGACATGTACAG CAGCAGTAGCTCATTTGAACTCGACTATGACTTTCAGAGAGATTATTACGACAG AATGTACTCGTACCCCTCCCGTGTTCCCGCTCCCCCTCCCCCTTTGTCGCGGGCCGTGATCCCATCCAAGCGCCCTCGGGTCAGTCTGAGCGGAGGAAGCAGCCGGCGGACCAAGAGCAGCTTCTCTTCCTCCAAGAGCAGTCAGAGGACTTCCTCATCCAGAGCAA TGAAAGTTGACGAGCTGCAAACCATCAAGCGGGAGTTGACTCAGATCAAAAGCAAAGTGGATGACCTGCTGGATAGCCTGGAACGCATGGAGAAGGACCACAGCAAGAAGTCAG AAGCTAAGGGTACAAAAACGGAGCCAGGAGAGGTGACTTCACCTCCGCACACAAGCAACAAGAAGGAGGATGGGattaagagagagagggagagccagGAGACAAACGACTCtgacgaggaggaagaggaggagggagacctgctggaggaggaagag GTGAAGAGTCAAGAgagggaggatgaagaggacgatgacgaggaggaggaaggagagcacGTTGAAGGTGACGACGATGCGGACAGTGTCAATGGCGAAGAGGACTCGTAG